The Gossypium arboreum isolate Shixiya-1 chromosome 4, ASM2569848v2, whole genome shotgun sequence DNA segment ataaatatttaaaaatgaagttcacataatattaatgtatattaaaattaataatgaaatttaaatacataattttattaacttagtattaaagttaaaattaattaaacaattttatttgtgtgtattttattaatttatttaaacttaaatgagttaaacatataaaattaaaatctatTATTGTAATTAAGATATATCCTGTTAATAGAATTGTAATATTCTCGCTACTAACTTAccgttaattaaaaaaaaaatcaggttgacaaattctagaaaatatttgaaaattttagtttgCAAAATAGAAAGGTTTTATTTAGAAGAGGAGTCAGGATTTTTTTTTTAGCTAGGTGTGATTGGTCacctataaaattatattttaataaatatgttATAATAAATGTAAATAATGATGATAGAATGATCGCAAagcaataaaaaaagaaaaataggaaCACATaagaaaccctttcgggaaaaatcACAGGCAGAAGAGGGAAAATTTACTATTGTTGAAAAACGAATGATTAAGagttgaaaaaccttattctaatcaaaatCAAATAGAAGGAGAATAGTTCTATATGAATTCAACTTGTGATGTATGGTCAACTCGAGGTTGTAGCCCACCATAGATCTCTTTATTTTGTCATTGTATTTATTTTTTTCAACAAGTAATGTGATTTGGGACATACAATCTCTaacaaaagaatttaaaaatctCTTTTAAAATGACAATTTTAAGGTTTGTGTTGAAATCCAGAGGAAAGTCAAGTTCGAGAGTCAATTTTGCGTATGGAAGATTATGACACCCTACAAGATCCAAATTTATAGTTGAACTCCCCTAAATCCAATAACAATTTAAATTATATCGATAATCAAGATTAATCCTATCTACAAGTTTGAGAATCCTAAGGGATTTAAACATTTTACAATATCCTTTAAAATTACAGATATTCATTATGGTAACTCTAATTTTACTAAAATGTTTCATTTAGTTACTAATGCTTCAAGTAGATAGACTTCTGCATGTGTTTTACGAATTGGGCCAATTCAAGTAAATTAAACGAGTCTCATTTAATTAATAGATCTCGTTAGACAACTtcatatactttgatcataggcTTTGATTCGTGACCCGTTACATGTTATTGTTGACAAAAATACCAAAAAACTACTTTTTATATGAGAACAAAACTTATGGATTCACTTGGTTTAGGATAAAAAAAGATCTCATTACTAATAAGCATCAATAAAATCATACCGGACACAACAAAAGAATTATGGGTCATATTGCttacttatttttaatatatatgaaaattttcacaaattttatttttgaaatttaatagaATTTTATGCCTCAATATTTAACGGAATCACTGCCACAAGTTTTATCGAATTCATCGTTGTTGCTTTtttcaaaagaaatttaaattttatattaagattaaaataaaaattaaatgcaaCATAAGTTAAacatagaaaattaaaataattagaaattgTAACTAAAAAATGCGCCAAGTTGTCTGTGTCGACCTATCCGTGCACGCCATCAAACTCGTTTCCTtgaaatgcaaacaaataaaaactttaaaaaaaaaactcaaaactaAATGGACTGATACTGTAATTTATCACAAAAATGGTTCAGGGACTAAGATTGCAAATTCCcttttcttctctcttttcaCCCCGACATTAAGCATGCAGCAAAGactttaacttttttttcttaaatttatgggccccatcatttttatattttttatatttttatttctttcccttatttttttctttcttttttaattatttcttttcctTCTTATCTTCACTTTCTCTTTCTACTTTTTTCTTTCCTATGCAGTCCTAGCCGCCGCTTAATCAGCCGCCGGAGTGATACGAGCTGTTTGTTTCTGAGGAAAAATCGGGGAAAAAGAGAGTTCTGTGAAAATGATATTAGGCGACTTTTATTCATCAGTTCCGGCCTGGCATGAAGGTATATCTGAAAAGTAAAAAAGTTGTGtgcaaaaatataaattcaaaaaatagctttgagtaaaattaaaaaataagtcAAGTTTCGAATAAAATTTTTATCTGAGTCAAACACgaatttataaaaaaatctaCTATTTTACTgctattttttattgttttgttgacattttacaattttattattattattatataaatattttataactctagttttattgttaaatttatttttattttaaaaatatttatttttatatattgcatatttttaatattatttaagtataattttttaaattttttaatttgttaagaaatatttaatattttttaatttattaaaaatatttattttaatattttagtattttagtatattatattttttaaaaattatataaaaatttaatacaaaTAAATAGAATCAAAACAGATTTACCTAATATTTTAAACTCATTTTCGGAATAGAAAAAAACCCAAACCCATCAAAAGGGTATAAAATTTTGTTAGTACCCAGCCCCCACCTCTATTCCTCAGCCTTTACTGTTTATAGAAAAAAAGTTGGTTAAGAAAATTTTTATGGGTTGTTTGGGTTATTATAACAGTTACAATAACTCCCAAAACACACCGTTTATTTAAAAGGCCCTCTACTGTAAAGACGCGCCGTTTCACttcatatattatattatatttataacaCGGAGCTCCGATCGGGCACCACCAAAATACTCCTCCCTCCCTATTCTCTTCAAATCTTGGCATAGATTTCCCAAAAGACTCATAATTCATGATATCATTCCCACATTCGATTTTTTATTCCAGTCTCCTAATCCGACCATTGATCCAGCCTAAAATTGAGATAGGTTGCTCTCCTCCACCCTTTCTCTGTCTTCACCGTTCGGATTGATAAACGGAGCTCCGACGCCCTAAGTGCTGAGAAACCCGAAAGCTGGGTtctctcttctctttttttttttttttaatttgtttgaaTACTGACTTGTTTGGTTTGCAAGTGTCACGGTGGagttctctttctttctttctttttttatgtaTTTGTATTTTGGTTTCCTGTTTGCTAGGTTTGGGTTTTGGGTTGCTGATGATCGGTTGGTTCGGCTGTTTGGAGTGGGTTTCAGTTTAGGGGCTCGGTCGTGGTGTTGATGGTGGCTGGTATCTGCAAAATGGTGGTGGTGTCTTGTTGAGGAAATGAGGGTCAGAGTGCGAGAGAGTGTGTGAGAGCGAGCTAAGAGAGCGGGAGAGGAGCCCCGATGATTTGTCAAAGTCGGGGTGGTGATGGATGCCAGTAGGGGCACTGTTTTGGTTCGGTGATGGACTGGTATGAGTGGTGAGATTTAGAGTTGGCAGAAACTTGGGAGTTGAGAGGGATGGCCGGTTGGTTGATTGGTTGATTTAGAGTTCTGTTTTGGTTGGAGCCGAAAGAGCGGTCGAGAGTGATGGTAATGGAAGGATTCTAGGTAATCGAGAGGGTGCCCACTTTTCCTTTGTTCTTGGTTGTTTTATGGAGGAGGAGGATGATGGATTGATGGAGATGGGATAGGGTGTCTACAGGGTGATTGGTGTGCAGGGCATGGGGCGGTACGTTGGCTGATAGGAGCTGGTTGTTGGTGGCAGTAATGGAGTGTAGGGACTGATTTGCAAAAAGAGAGAAACTTAGGGTCAATTTTGCaatattttcttttttggttttgtaatttttgtgtatttcgtaatttaataaaatatataaaatattaattatatatattaaaattataaaaaaattaaacattagTGGGCTAAAAcccaaaacattaaattaaaagaagggtaaactataaaaatagtcatttttatttaactcagattatgttttagtcacttatgtttgaaatgttacgttttaatcacttacgttatcgttttgttacgacgtggtcactctaccgttaaatTCTGTTACTTCCCTAATGACAATCCTACGTGGTAGTCTAAATAgtttttaaatgccaacttggatatCCAATTGTTAGGATGAatataggtttttaattaaatatatttaatttggaCTGCCATGTAGCACATCTAaattggcatttaaaacccatttggactaCCACGTAGGACCACTGTTAGAGAAGTAATAGAGCTTAATGATAACGTGATCACTTTATAACAAAATGATAACGTAAATGACCAAAACggaacatttcaaacataaataactaaaatataatttaaggtaaataaaagtaactattttatagtttacccttaaaagaaaattataaaaaaaacccaaactTAATTTAAGTTCAAACCCAATTTCAAATAACtgaaataaaattttacaaaaatccaGTAGGCTCAAAATTACATTATAAAGCAAGTGGAGCCAAACGAAATTCCATGGTTTTGATATATCTGTTTATTTTCTATATAATACTTAAAACTAATTATAATTTCTCTTAACtcataaattgaaaaataatgcTTTTCAACACATTCGAACTCACATTCTCTTATATTTGTCGATGCTCATGCTGAACGAGTACAATTTAACTTAGTGATAGGAAAATTGTCTTGTGAGTATAAGAGTTTGGATTCAATAATATTGTAAACTTACAATTAATTTATGAAATTCTAAACTTCTAGATAAATTCTTAATAAAATTTGTTACaataaatttttgatttttaacaatttttggaTAAATTTATTGTAAATAGATACATTATTAAATAAttgtataattttaaattttaaataagaaaTTTTACGCTTTTAAGAAGATACTTATTAGTAATATACAActattttttaacattaatctcaTTAGTTAGCACATATGCTCTTTTAATATAATACCTAGAACcatccataaataggaggatagtATCCTTTCAAGACTCGAACTCACGACCTCCTACATCGATAACAATATCGATGTCAATCGAGTTAAAATTCATTCAGcactaaatttatataaaatgtttcggtaataattttaaatataaacttattaataaaAAAGGTTAAACATAATAGGAATTTCATAATTATACAAAGCTTAACTAATCTATtaataggaaaataaaataaatttcatatttacAAATGCTAATTTTTTTCATGGTATAGTATCACATTTATATTAAGTTTTGAgattatttaaacttttaagTTAATTTACGATTTGGTCAATATGTTAAATTATTCTAAATTAGAAGGTTTGAATTGATAAACTAATAATAAAAGATTACGTTCACACTTAATAATATCGTGTAACATTGTAGTTTACCGAttcataacaaataaaaataaaaataaattatgataGCTAAGAAAAGAATTATAATTTGGCATAATGATTTTTGGCCTCCAATTTTACAAAatgttttagtttttatttaatttattgtcTTTTTAGTatttaaacttaattttttatggatgaaaaagttatttttttatctttgttGATGTGATATTCATGTGGATTGTTTTGTGGATGACAATtcaacatttaattaaatttttaaaatttcaaaatttaatatttttaattaaaaataattaatttataaaaatatttcttaatatttttaaaattaattaattaattaaatattgacaTGCCATCCACATAGCAATCTATATGTATGCTACGTCAAGAAAGTTAACAAACAttaatttttctctcattttagGGTGAATTGACAAAAATACAAGTTTAAAGAATAAAAGAgacgaaaaattaaatgaatggctaaaaattttttttaaaattggagGGCAAAAAGTCATTATAccttataaatttataataaaatgtaaaaaagaaattataagctattaataattttaaacatttacAAATGTCATTGTAAATTAATTTAGGtttaaaattatatcaaatatGAGGAAGAGTTACAGATAGTTTTaggcattgtataaaaaaataaatttaatatatatatatatatatatatatcaaatatgGGTAAAAGCATAAAAAAATCATGTACTGTTGCATTTTATATGtattcactttgatccctattctTTTATTGAAGTAAATTAGAAAACTTTGAAACTAACAAAGTTAAAGGGTCAAAAAGCTTTAGtgacaaattttaaaacaaatcaaTTAAgcgcttttaaatttttaaatttattttaaaataataaaatttataaaaaaattagacaaattttaaaactataaattttaaaaatatcaataccGGTCATTATTGTTATTTAATCTAgggataaattatgatttagCCCTTAAACTTGACAACTCTTTTTAATTTGGTCCCTGAACTCTTTTAGTCTATATTAATCcttgaatttgataatttttttctagttttGATCATCGTAAAAGATATAACATTCTGAGATTGTATCACATTATCACctgaaaaatttataatttatgtgATGGTCATATCATCACATGAATTAAAACtgggaaaaatttattttaaatttttataacttttaaaaataattttttataattttaattaatttttaaattttaaaatgactaaataaatttttaatttgttacTAAGGCCTTTTGATCCTTTAAccttattaatttcaaaaatttctgATTTACTTCCAATAAAAAAGTAAAAGTCAAGTTGAATAAATATACGAAGGTtgaggctaaatttattattatgtctCATATATAAACACCAAATTTTAACGAAATGACTATTAGAAACTAAAATAGAAGACAAACACTCCAAAAATACAATACTTAATTTATTAAGGAGCTGTGTTAGTTCTCAATAAATAATCTTCTACAAACTTTTCCTGACAAAATTAATCAATTCTCAttgataatatattaataatattttgattttcttAATGAATAGATTGATCCGAAAATTGATATGAacaaattaattaagtaaaagattaattaatttaaattttaataatttatttaatcgaaGATTGAATAGTTTCACCACTTATTCTTTGAGGATGTTCAAACGGCCAGTTAGATTAATCACTGAACCGAATTACTATTAACTGAAATATTCGAAATGTAAAATTCTTTAATCATTAACTGAATGaaatatttcaattaaatttatatgttttttcttttggttaaaataaatataaaacatataaaattacattaccaatattaattttatttatttaatagtttaaaaactttaaatgaaggtgaaaataataaataagacatTAAAATTACATTAGTCATGAAATTTAACAACTAAACACTAATAAATCTTGAAAACAACAAATATTTGGgataattaatcaatttcaaaatgaattaattgataattaaaatttcaaaaatattaactAATTGAAACAAAACTAAAGTTAACTACTAACCTTAATCGAATTAAATTCATTCCaacaattaataaaaatttaacgaAATGTGAAGAGTCCTACCTATCCTTGCTCAAAACTGGAAACTCAACTGCTTGAAGCATAaacgaaaaaaagaaaagaaaagaaaaaaacatttAAAGAAACTAAttaaaacacacaaaaaaaaaaccattatTCTTTGCCCATTTCTTTCTTGTGATTTCTCTCTCTTCAATGGCGTCAGTAACAGAGTTGATTGCCGCCCTCTCTCTTCCTACTACTTCACGCTTTAGAACTTCATTCTCACGGCCGGCGGTTTCTTCGTATAGCCGCCGAGGTTTGCCGGAATTTAAAGGGTTGAAAATCCAATCCTATTCACTGATTTCGTTCGCGTCCACGAATTCCAGATATCCTAGGGTTTCCAAGCATAGTGGACGCGTTGTTTGCGAAGCTCAGGAAACTGCTATTGATAGTAAGCTCTGCTCTGCTCTCTCTCTCAGTTCGAAACTTTTCGAATTTTTAGTTGAATTATAACTGATACTGCTGCGATTTATGAATGAAGATTGAACTAGTTCTAAGCAAGAATTCAGGGGAAATATGTTAGATTTACAGTTTCAAGACTTGAGAGTAATCATGTTTTTAAGTGGATTTATTTGCTATGATGCGAGCTGGAAATAAAGTAGAGGGCCTTTTAACATTATCATTCAAGTTTTGTAACCCTAATTTTCTGATAAGGAAATTGATTTAACAAATATGCTTACCAGTTAGAAGTTGGAACTGTTCATATAGCGACCTAATTCATGTGATGGAAGATAGTAGCATTAACCAATTTTGATTGCTTCTGACTGTCCCCCGGTTCTTATATAGCCGCCAGGTTTTTTCCACTTATCTTGAAATTGGAAGCTGAAAACGATGTTTTCATGACTTGAAATCATAAGATTCGTTGTCCAAGTTTACCAACTTTGCTGAAAATGATGTGTTAATTAATCAAGAAACGCTTGAACAGTGGACAATACTATCGTGTTTCAGCTTTAGTTTTAAAGCTTGTGGTTGATTTTACTAGTATAGCGTAATGACAAGTTTATTTGCATCCCTCTGCAAATAATTGGAGTTATCTTCAAAATTAGGGAACATCGTGATTATAGTTTGTTTCGTACTGTATACCAACACTTCATCTACTTGCTGAAAGTTCGTATAAAAGATTGTTCAATGCAACTTGTTATAAGGATAACCTATAGGTAAACTATAAGATTCCATCTATGGGAATTCATTGAAACATCTTGTTATTTTACTGCGACTTACAATCTGAAGCTGAACTATTGGAGAGATAAGTacactattttattttattctggtAGCCTTTTTTCAGTGTTGGCAAATGAGATTCCTATAGTAGTGATCTATAAACTGGTTGGTCTTGCAAAACGAAATGAATCAGGCATAGCTCGAATCAGCCTGCTTCGAATATGTACTAGTTTCACTTTCTGTTAAATTCCCTTGTTCCTTTGATTGTTGTTGGCAGTTCCAGCTGTGAACGATGAAACATGGCAATCACTTGTGCTCAACGCTGATGGACCTGTACTAGTTGAGTTCTGGGCTCCTTGGTGCGGACCATGCCGCATGATCGATCCCGTAATAGGTGAACTAGCACAGCAATACGCAGGAAAACTCAAGTGCTTCAAACTGAATACAGATGATAGCCCCTCGATCGCTTCCCAATATGGAACCCGAAGCATCCCGACACTCATGATCTTCTTGAATGGTGAGAAAAAAGATGCAGTTATTGGTGCTGTGCCAAAAACTACTCTATCAGCAAGCATAGAGAGATTCTTGTAGATAGCCATTCATAAGAAGTGATATTGACTGATGGAATCATGGAAGTGTCCAGCACTCATCACCCACTTGGCTTTGGTTATATGCTTTATTTCTCTCTGTGATGTTGAAAATTTCCCTACTTTTACGTCAAATTTGGAACCGTTCCTTGTCTAGTACACATGCTTATGTCtgtattttgaaaatattaattattgCCAAATATATACTATATATTCAGGTTGCAAAATTTGCAATCATTTAATTTGAAGCTTACCTATGAACCAAATTTCAGGTGGATTTAGTTCCTTCCTTTGATTGCCAAAAGGAAAGACTGATAGTGATTTTGGACCTAACTATTCCTTTGAGGTATAAAATTTGCTTTTTTGGTGAATTTCATGACACATGGCTTATATATTGGCCATAACTAGTAAGCAGTGAAAAAGAATAGTCCATGTGCAAAAGCATTTAAggaggaatatatatatatatatatatatatatatatgaagggAAAATTAGGTCCTATATTTGATGTAATGTTTATGGTCATCACTTTTTTAGTATATATTACATGATATAAACTAATTCATATTTGTCCTTCACCCTTACGTTACTAGAAAAGCTAGAGATGTATTTGCCATGTAGTTGGATGGAGTACAATTTTGGACTTTAGGGTGGGGTTTAACCTAATAGTACCCAATTTTTCtactttttttttatcaattaatatattttcatttaaataatttcaattttttattcattaaatagattcaataaatttatttatttttatacaattttaggGAGGAAGTGGATTTCATAGAGCTTAAACTTGAAATTTATGTCAACTACCTGAAGCTTTGCAAGTTATAGTAGCTTCTCAACatgaataaatttatataattatataaatatataataattaatcaGTTAATTAACATGTTCCAACAAAATTTGGAATTTTGATCCCGTACtttactttaaaaatttaatctaTCTACTTTTTAGATATTAGAAATTGGGATCTAACGATTAACACTTAagattaatttgttaaatttaaattaattacaacGTCATTTTTTAGTTACATTTTTACCAAGTGagatttttttctttcaaaatatcacatcaataaatttaataaaaatttaacgtGTTAACGATCGAACCTGAATTTTGAAAATCTAAAGTTAGAaggattaaattcttaaaaataaaaatatagagattaaattttaaatttgtgaaaaatatagtgacctatgacatattttaaccataTAAATCTATATCTACGTGACACGCGTCCCACCATCGTACTGTTTTTCTTACATGATAGGAAGAtggttaaatattattttgaacAGCCTAGATtcaatctttatattttaatttctaacctaatttaaatttaatatattataatattattagttagtccaaaagttaatattattgattattttaattaaattttgagtACATCATCAGTGTTTTTCCttttacattttaaattttagttaaggAGCTATATTATGTCTAAATTTGAGATTTCACCCTACACTTTGATTTTTAACACAATTCGgtcttataattttataatatta contains these protein-coding regions:
- the LOC108458166 gene encoding uncharacterized protein LOC108458166, which codes for MASVTELIAALSLPTTSRFRTSFSRPAVSSYSRRGLPEFKGLKIQSYSLISFASTNSRYPRVSKHSGRVVCEAQETAIDIPAVNDETWQSLVLNADGPVLVEFWAPWCGPCRMIDPVIGELAQQYAGKLKCFKLNTDDSPSIASQYGTRSIPTLMIFLNGEKKDAVIGAVPKTTLSASIERFL